A stretch of the Natronogracilivirga saccharolytica genome encodes the following:
- a CDS encoding glycosyltransferase family 39 protein gives MYDIVVTWSIILVAAFLTHLFTSADSQLRKVLYIALLARVLLMVIDVYIYSGLPYLTAADASRFQGRAIAMYQTFTLQELLSPPYPSGSGLYSYMMAIFYSLFGTDNSAIIRSINILAGVFTVYNAYHISSLLWTRKIALQNAMILAIFPLLVVYAQNPIRESFVVYFLTLGFMYFVSWYKFKRPHYLVLAIFGFALSTALHMAALMALLALVIYNLWVMANSMLTGKVYMLIHTFFAVAIAIMGLYYLNTTGWGLGTIGGEGAIGQFGVEELIEERGGDRRAGRAAYLTGMTAGNPADVVWQTPVRSIYFLFSPFPWMMNSVWDLVGLFDALLYIFLFWGIYKSFPLIRKDPVKMSVFFMLIGMIIAFAWGVTNFGTGMRHRAKIVPIIICLAPHFYPLRKVVYDKVRDSASVVWISKRLRP, from the coding sequence ATGTATGATATTGTAGTAACATGGTCGATCATCCTGGTGGCGGCCTTCCTGACCCACTTGTTCACAAGCGCAGACTCGCAGCTCAGAAAGGTGCTCTACATTGCCTTGCTGGCTCGTGTTTTATTGATGGTGATCGATGTGTACATCTACTCCGGCTTGCCGTACCTGACCGCCGCGGATGCCAGCAGGTTCCAGGGCAGGGCCATTGCCATGTACCAGACGTTCACCCTGCAGGAGCTCCTGTCCCCGCCATATCCGAGCGGATCCGGCCTCTATTCCTACATGATGGCCATTTTTTATTCCCTTTTCGGGACGGATAACAGTGCGATTATCAGGTCGATAAATATCCTTGCCGGAGTATTTACAGTATATAATGCATACCATATTTCCAGTTTGTTATGGACCAGGAAGATTGCACTGCAGAATGCCATGATACTGGCCATATTCCCTCTGCTGGTGGTCTATGCACAAAACCCCATACGTGAATCCTTCGTTGTTTACTTTCTTACGCTCGGTTTTATGTACTTCGTGTCATGGTACAAATTCAAAAGGCCGCACTATCTGGTTTTGGCCATTTTCGGATTTGCACTGAGTACCGCGCTGCACATGGCCGCCCTTATGGCGCTGCTCGCCCTGGTCATCTACAATCTCTGGGTCATGGCCAATTCCATGCTCACGGGAAAGGTCTACATGCTCATCCATACGTTCTTTGCCGTGGCGATTGCCATAATGGGGCTTTATTACCTGAACACAACAGGGTGGGGATTAGGTACCATTGGAGGCGAGGGTGCCATAGGTCAATTTGGTGTAGAGGAGCTTATCGAAGAAAGAGGAGGCGACAGGAGGGCGGGCCGGGCTGCCTACCTGACCGGCATGACCGCAGGTAATCCGGCCGATGTCGTCTGGCAGACACCGGTCAGGTCCATCTATTTCCTGTTCTCACCTTTTCCCTGGATGATGAACTCGGTATGGGACTTGGTTGGTTTGTTTGATGCCCTGCTCTATATCTTCTTGTTCTGGGGCATCTACAAATCATTTCCGCTGATCAGGAAAGATCCGGTCAAGATGTCTGTGTTTTTCATGCTGATAGGTATGATCATTGCGTTTGCATGGGGAGTGACCAATTTTGGTACCGGAATGCGCCACAGAGCCAAGATTGTGCCCATAATCATTTGCCTTGCCCCCCATTTTTATCCACTGCGAAAAGTGGTGTATGACAAGGTCAGGGACTCCGCAAGCGTAGTTTGGATTTCGAAGCGTTTGCGTCCCTGA